From the Streptomyces pluripotens genome, one window contains:
- a CDS encoding aminoglycoside phosphotransferase has protein sequence MSRIPFEQLPTGIRQAVADKTGAVHQALTVQGGMNSGIASVLETESGSVFVKGIPTDHPQVAAQRREAAVAPHLPASCPRLYWHLELDGWSFLGYEVVDGRHADYAPGSPDLPLVEAALTELQTVTAPADIEIKDAVDRWADYAPPGTVHHFSGNTLLHTDFAPDNVLIVGERARLVDWAWPTRGAAWIDPGALALRLMDAGHPVEAAVAFAGRFPSWRDAEPEALAAFGAATSALWREIAEEDGTPWKQGMAERAATLAHVLAKG, from the coding sequence ATGTCCCGCATCCCCTTCGAGCAGCTCCCCACCGGCATCCGCCAGGCCGTCGCCGACAAGACCGGCGCCGTGCACCAGGCGCTGACCGTGCAGGGCGGCATGAACTCCGGCATCGCCTCCGTCCTGGAGACCGAGAGCGGCAGCGTCTTCGTGAAGGGCATCCCGACCGACCACCCCCAGGTCGCCGCGCAGCGCCGCGAGGCGGCGGTCGCCCCGCACCTGCCAGCGTCCTGCCCGCGCCTGTACTGGCACCTGGAGCTCGACGGCTGGAGCTTCCTCGGCTACGAGGTGGTCGACGGTCGCCACGCCGACTACGCGCCCGGCTCACCCGACCTACCGCTCGTGGAAGCCGCGCTCACCGAACTACAAACAGTCACGGCCCCGGCCGACATCGAGATCAAGGACGCTGTCGACCGGTGGGCGGACTACGCCCCGCCGGGAACGGTGCATCACTTCAGCGGCAACACCCTCCTGCACACCGACTTCGCCCCGGACAACGTCCTGATCGTCGGCGAGCGGGCCCGGCTCGTCGACTGGGCATGGCCGACACGGGGCGCGGCATGGATCGACCCGGGCGCCCTGGCACTGCGGCTCATGGACGCCGGCCACCCGGTGGAGGCGGCGGTCGCCTTCGCGGGCCGCTTCCCGTCATGGCGGGACGCCGAACCGGAAGCCCTCGCGGCGTTCGGCGCGGCCACCTCAGCACTGTGGCGGGAGATCGCCGAGGAGGACGGGACGCCGTGGAAGCAGGGGATGGCGGAGCGGGCGGCGACACTCGCACATGTCCTTGCCAAGGGATAG
- a CDS encoding radical SAM protein — MTATSASTHEPPSRPLPRLVASPFLAQYLLVQPGRAAGVRIPEVRYEELRAADAKNRPIPPWLVDAARQAWGTELPALPIGDVVLVRERSRFAYGKASWEINLGCDYDCEFCYLGEKRFEGLDWAGKQTLLRTLRDAGVLWLQITGGEALIDREFGAAYEYAHQLGMMVQVSSNGSSLRKQPIRDLFARHRPYRLTLSVYGATAGTYDKVTRNRGAFSRFLKGLDAAREDRLPVRLNVIVSDDNVHETDAMVRLAQSYGFPHQVFTNMSPTIDGEANPLATQAQSHLKARSIFTGCNAGRTFFHVNPHGIASICKVGRDPSVNLITEGVEALPRLGAIAESLQLRTGGCSGCTKVGTCRTCRPLARLYQEAGDRRELYCQHGGYGS; from the coding sequence ATGACCGCAACGAGTGCCAGTACCCATGAACCGCCGAGCAGGCCGCTCCCGCGACTCGTGGCCAGCCCGTTCCTCGCCCAGTACCTCCTCGTCCAGCCCGGCCGCGCGGCTGGCGTACGTATCCCGGAGGTCCGCTACGAGGAGCTGCGGGCCGCCGACGCAAAGAACCGGCCTATTCCGCCCTGGCTCGTCGACGCGGCGAGGCAGGCATGGGGCACCGAGCTGCCCGCGCTGCCGATCGGTGACGTCGTCCTCGTCCGCGAACGGTCCCGTTTCGCATACGGCAAGGCGTCGTGGGAGATCAACCTCGGCTGCGACTACGACTGCGAGTTCTGCTACCTCGGCGAGAAGCGGTTTGAGGGCCTGGACTGGGCAGGCAAGCAGACGCTTCTCCGGACACTGCGGGACGCTGGGGTCCTGTGGTTGCAGATCACCGGCGGCGAAGCACTGATCGACCGCGAGTTCGGCGCCGCGTACGAGTACGCCCACCAGCTCGGGATGATGGTCCAGGTCTCGTCGAACGGCTCCAGCTTGCGGAAGCAGCCGATCCGGGACCTGTTCGCCCGCCACCGGCCGTACCGGCTGACCCTGAGCGTGTACGGCGCGACCGCCGGGACGTACGACAAGGTCACGCGGAACCGCGGGGCGTTCAGCAGGTTCCTGAAGGGCCTCGACGCCGCCCGCGAGGACCGGCTGCCGGTCCGCCTGAACGTGATCGTCTCGGACGACAACGTGCATGAGACCGACGCGATGGTGCGCCTCGCCCAGTCGTACGGCTTCCCGCACCAGGTCTTCACGAACATGTCGCCCACGATCGACGGCGAGGCTAACCCGCTGGCGACGCAGGCGCAGAGCCACCTCAAGGCCAGGAGTATCTTCACCGGCTGCAACGCCGGCCGCACGTTCTTCCACGTCAACCCACACGGCATCGCGTCGATCTGCAAGGTCGGCCGCGACCCCAGCGTGAACCTCATCACCGAGGGCGTCGAAGCCCTCCCCCGACTCGGCGCGATCGCCGAGTCCCTACAGCTCCGCACCGGTGGATGCTCCGGCTGCACGAAGGTCGGCACGTGCCGCACGTGCCGACCGCTGGCCAGGCTCTACCAGGAGGCGGGGGACCGACGAGAGCTCTACTGCCAACATGGAGGTTACGGATCATGA
- a CDS encoding helix-turn-helix domain-containing protein, translating to MNWSGGVAREASRAGDYGRVIEVARRAARMTQRQLGDACGLSQSAVSRMEKRGVGDYNMTILARAAGHLGIPPTLVGLAETGSVPAAPAEGLEPVERRQFIAGALAVAAPAGITGALPRLPQTGADQAEVLRVATSAYRRLDATVPARQLSDAVQGHMRLVRTVASQAPDQVARAELAAVGSEVASLAGWLSWDMADAGSARTWYGAAIKAARRSQDRLLIAYQQGSLAQFEVEAGNVSQGLGLIRGARRQLGTEFPAIAAAWLSALEAVAHATAGDGRAADQALLVSASEVEQIPGEDAPPWPWVFAFDERKVAAARVTCGARLARPRWVLTSLDDATAALSSHHVKQRALLGLDVAAGHMAAGNLDTAFALAARSLDAGLTLRSGRVVERARAFRRTYTSANPPSLIRDFDAKLHDAYL from the coding sequence ATGAACTGGTCGGGAGGCGTCGCCCGCGAAGCCTCCAGGGCGGGCGACTACGGGCGTGTCATCGAGGTGGCTCGCAGAGCGGCGCGTATGACCCAGAGACAGCTCGGCGACGCCTGTGGCCTGTCACAGTCGGCGGTATCCCGGATGGAGAAGCGGGGTGTCGGCGACTACAACATGACCATTCTCGCGAGAGCCGCCGGCCACCTCGGCATTCCGCCGACCCTGGTCGGACTCGCGGAAACCGGCTCGGTGCCCGCCGCGCCAGCAGAGGGACTTGAACCAGTGGAACGGCGCCAGTTCATCGCAGGGGCGCTTGCCGTTGCGGCGCCCGCCGGCATCACGGGTGCGCTGCCACGACTGCCCCAGACGGGAGCCGACCAGGCCGAGGTGCTGCGTGTCGCGACAAGCGCGTACCGTCGCCTGGACGCCACGGTGCCGGCTCGGCAGCTCTCGGACGCCGTGCAGGGGCACATGCGTCTGGTGCGTACGGTCGCCTCGCAGGCGCCGGACCAAGTCGCCCGTGCCGAGCTGGCGGCTGTCGGCAGCGAAGTAGCCAGTCTGGCAGGCTGGTTGAGCTGGGACATGGCCGACGCGGGATCGGCTCGCACCTGGTACGGCGCGGCGATCAAGGCCGCCCGTAGGTCCCAGGACCGGCTGCTCATCGCGTACCAGCAGGGCAGTCTCGCCCAGTTCGAGGTCGAGGCCGGCAACGTCTCCCAGGGGCTCGGCCTGATTCGGGGCGCCCGCCGCCAGCTCGGCACCGAATTCCCTGCCATAGCGGCGGCCTGGCTCTCAGCACTCGAAGCAGTCGCCCACGCGACGGCGGGCGACGGGCGAGCCGCCGACCAGGCTCTGCTCGTCAGCGCCTCCGAGGTCGAACAGATCCCGGGTGAGGACGCCCCACCCTGGCCGTGGGTCTTCGCCTTCGACGAGCGCAAGGTCGCCGCCGCCCGCGTCACCTGCGGTGCCCGGCTTGCCCGCCCGCGGTGGGTGCTCACCTCTCTGGACGACGCCACCGCCGCTCTCTCCTCCCACCATGTGAAGCAGCGCGCCCTGCTCGGACTCGACGTCGCCGCCGGGCATATGGCCGCTGGCAACCTCGACACCGCCTTCGCCTTGGCCGCCCGCTCACTCGACGCCGGACTCACGCTGCGCTCCGGCCGCGTCGTCGAACGCGCCCGCGCCTTCCGCCGTACCTACACCTCAGCCAATCCGCCCAGCCTCATCCGCGACTTCGACGCCAAGCTGCACGACGCGTATCTGTAA